One Cloacibacillus sp. genomic window carries:
- the dctP gene encoding TRAP transporter substrate-binding protein DctP yields the protein MLHKGFFRFFASSFTAAALMLLLCCAQSAQAAPVILKFAGQNPPDHYATASMNEIAKAVEKKTEGRIQIKVYPANQLGDYSLVYEELIRGTVEMAAISFPSQFDSRMDLIYVQGYTSSYEQVAKVYDPNGWFFKKMDEFNKALGVKLLGMYLEGMVGIGTVKDMRDPLNPKVDHGVLLRIPNMDVFKTALEGAKYRTISIPFADVYQSMQTGVCDGDTGYSIVAAYTALGDVIKNWYNLNKNTECLGIMISAKVWDKLSEGDKKILQEEVNKQAALSIKNAEANDKKYLDLMKKKGIKVHTYTTEQLRPLMEAFAATWGQLDSTKGKELMDEFRTEMKNILDSTKQ from the coding sequence ATGCTACACAAGGGTTTTTTCAGGTTTTTCGCTTCATCGTTCACGGCGGCTGCGCTGATGTTGCTGCTTTGCTGCGCGCAGAGCGCGCAGGCAGCGCCGGTTATCCTTAAGTTCGCCGGACAAAATCCGCCGGACCACTACGCGACGGCGTCGATGAACGAGATTGCGAAGGCGGTCGAAAAAAAGACGGAGGGGCGCATCCAGATCAAGGTCTATCCCGCCAACCAGCTTGGCGATTATTCCCTCGTCTATGAAGAGCTCATCCGCGGCACGGTCGAGATGGCGGCCATCTCCTTCCCGAGCCAGTTCGACAGCAGAATGGACCTCATCTACGTACAGGGCTATACCAGCAGCTACGAACAGGTCGCGAAGGTCTATGACCCGAACGGCTGGTTCTTCAAAAAGATGGATGAATTCAACAAGGCTCTAGGCGTCAAACTCCTCGGCATGTATCTTGAGGGTATGGTCGGCATCGGCACCGTAAAAGATATGAGAGACCCGCTCAACCCGAAGGTCGATCACGGCGTACTGCTTCGCATACCGAACATGGATGTCTTTAAGACGGCCCTCGAAGGCGCGAAATACCGCACGATATCTATCCCCTTTGCCGACGTCTACCAGTCGATGCAGACGGGCGTCTGCGACGGAGACACCGGATACTCGATCGTGGCGGCCTACACGGCGCTCGGCGACGTTATCAAGAACTGGTACAACCTCAATAAAAACACGGAATGCCTCGGGATCATGATCAGCGCCAAGGTATGGGACAAACTCTCCGAGGGCGATAAAAAGATACTTCAAGAGGAGGTCAACAAGCAGGCCGCGCTCTCAATAAAGAACGCGGAGGCCAATGACAAAAAATACCTCGACCTGATGAAGAAAAAGGGCATCAAAGTCCACACATACACGACGGAACAGCTCCGCCCGCTCATGGAGGCCTTCGCGGCAACCTGGGGCCAGCTTGACAGCACAAAGGGTAAAGAGCTGATGGACGAGTTCCGCACGGAGATGAAAAATATACTGGACAGCACCAAACAATAA